Genomic segment of Rhodococcus sp. W8901:
AACTCCTCGACACGGCCGTCGCCGCTGATCTCCGCGGGCGAGGCCAGGTAGCGCAGCACGATCCGCTTGCGACCGTCGGAGGTGGTCCGCTTCGCGAACTCCTCGACCTGACGCACCTTCAGCTTCTCGGACGGCTCGGAGTCCGGCCCGTCGACCCACGCCCGGCTGGCGGCGTCCAGGATCGCCTCGTCCGGGTCCACGACGATGTCGACGTCGGCCATCTGGCCGAGCGCGATCAGCTCGGGGTTGGTGTACGCGGCCTGCGCGGGTCCACGACGGCCGACGATGACGACCTCGCGAATGTTGCTGTGCCGCAGCGCCTCCACGGCATGCTCCGCCATGTCTGTCTTGGCCAGCTCGTCCGGATCGGTGACGAGGATGCGGGCGACGTCCAGCGCGACGTTGCCGTTGCCGATGATGACCGCACGCTCACCCGACAGGTCGAACGTGTGGTTCGCGTAGTCGGGGTGGCCGTTGTACCAGGCGACGAACTCGGTGGCGGCGTGCGAACCGGGCAGGTCCTCACCGGGGACCCCGAGACGACGGTCGCTGGCCGCGCCCACCGCGTAGATGACGGCGTGGTGGTGCGCGAGGAGTTCGTCGTGGCTGACGTGCTGCCCGACCTCGACGTTGAAATGGCACTGCACGGTGCGCTTGCTCATCGCCGACCGGAAGACGTCCGCGACACCTTTGGTGCCCGGATGGTCGGGAGCGACGCCGGCACGGACGAGGCCGTAGGGGGTGGGCAGGCGGTCGAACATGTCGACCTCGACGCGCGGGCGGGCGGTGAGTTCGATCGCGGCGTAGCAGGCGGCGGGACCGGAACCGACGATCGCGACGCGCAGCGTCCCCAGCGCGGGGTCCAGCGGCTTGGGCTGGGTCAGCTCCGGCCAGTCCGGACCGATGGGGTGCTTCTCGAAGTACGCGGCGTTGATCTCCGGGTACAGCGCGTGCGCCTCGCTGAGCTCGTTCTCACCGAAGATCGCGTCGACGGGGCACTCGTCGACACACGCGCCGCAGTCGATGCACGTCTGCGGATCGATGTAGAGCATCTCCGTCGTGGCGAACTCCGGCTCGTCCGGAGTCGGATGAATGCAGTTGACGGGACAGACGTCCACACACGATGCGTCGTTGCAGCATGCCTGCGTAATCACATAAGCCACAGTTCTTCCCTACCTGTGAGTGCCCGGACCGAAATCTCTCGATCTCGACCCAAGACTATAACGTGTTTCAGTTTGGGTCGAGGCTCCGTTGTACCGGAAAACGATCGGGCGTGCCCCCGGGGTCGCTCGAGTTCATTCCAGCCGGAAACCGACCTTGAGCGTCACCTGCGTGTGCGCGACGACCCCGCCCTCGATGTGACCGCGGGTCTCGACGACCTCGAACCATTCGAGATTGCGCATCGTCTCGTGCGCGCGACCGACGGCGTTCGCGATCGCCGCGTCGACACCGTCGGGCGACGATCCGACGATCTCGATCACCCGGTAGACGTGATTGCTCATCGCCAGTCCTCCTTCACGAACGCATGATCGCCTGTGCCTCGGCGCCCAGCTTGGCCAGTCGCAGATCTCCGAGCGCGGAGACCGCGTTGCCGAGTCTGTTGGTCACGAACGCCAAGGCCAGACCGGTCTCGGGGTCCGCGTACGCGCCCGATCCGCCCACCCCGTAGTGACCGAGGCCGCGGGTGGGCTGCGTGCGACTGGCCAGGATCGGAGGGTGGTAGCCCAGGCGCCAGCCGAGCTTGACGCCGAGCACGTAGTCGCGGTCCCGGGTCTGCACGGCCCCCATCTGTTCGAGGGTCTCGGGCTTCAGGAACCGGGCGCCGTCGATGACGCCTCCGTTCGCGATGGCCGCGTACATCCGGGCGAGGGATCGGGCGCTGAACACGCCGTTCCATCCGGGCATGACGGCGTCGTGCACCGCGGGGTTCCGCACGAGCTCGTCGAAGCCGTCCGGCATCGCGGCCTCGGCGAGTCCCCGCAGGGGACCCACCCGGGACAGGACCGACGCCGTGAGCTGCCAGTCCAGTCCGCCGGGGTTGATGTGCGGGAACAGCTTCGCGATCCGCGGCCTCTGGGCCTGCGGGACCTGGTACCAGAACTCGTCGATCCCGAGGGGTTCGGCGATCTCCTCGCGGACGATGTCGACGAACGGTTTGCCGGTGGCGCGCGAGACCGTCTCCGCGACCAGCCATCCGAACGTCACGGCGTGGTAGCCGGGCCCGCGCAGACGACGCGGATCCGGTGCCGCCGCGGCGAGTGCCTCGACGACGGTGTCGTAGTCGAGCAGACCGAGGCGGCCGGGCACCAGTCCACGGACCTTGTGCAGACCGGTGCGGTGGGTCAGCACGTCGCGGATGGTGATCGCTTCCTTACCCGCCGCCGCGAACTCCGGCCAGTACGTGGCGACGGGGGCGTCGTAGTCGACGATGCCCCGCTCGGCCAACCGGTGCGTGACCGTGCTCGCGACACCCTTGCCGGTGGAGAAGGACAGCGAGACGGTGTCCCGGTTCCAGCGACGATCCCGGTCCGCGTAGCCGGCCCAGATGTCGAGGACCTTCTCGCCGTGCACGTAGGCGACCAGCGCACCGCCACCGTTGTGGGGCTGGCGGTACATCGAGAAGAAGCGGTCGGCGAGCGGCAGGAACCGCGGGTCCACCACCATCTCGGTGCGTGCGTGCGCGGTTGCCGGCGTGCCTGCCGCCGGCGCCACCGGGACGCGTTCGGGGGCTCCCGCCGCCGCGCGCGATCCGCTTCCACGCTCCATCTGGATCGTCATCGCGACCTCCGATCCCACTCCTCACACCATTGTGATTGGCGCAGCCTACGGGCGGAAGAGGCCGCCGCGCGGAGAAACAGACATTCGAGATAAGCGGGGCTCGAAAACGTCCTGGTCAAACGCTCGAATTGGTCCATATCTGCTGTCCTCACCTTGCGCCCGGGTCTCAATGGTTGATCACACGGAACTGCAGGAACTCGTCGACGGCGCGGCCACCGATCATTCCGAATCCGCTCGCTGCCACCATTTCGAACGGCGATGTCGCGTCGGTGACCTCGTGTCGATTCACCGACACGGATTGGGCATCGACACGTTCGGCGACCTTGGCCGCTCGGTCGATGTCGGTCCCCCATACCGATGCGCTGAGAGCGTGTGGTGGTTCGCCGATCCACCCGAGGACCCGGTCGAGGTCGTCGAAGCCGACGACGGTGAACACCGGCCCCGCGGCCGCCGTCTCGACCGCGGCACCCGGGACACCCGCATCGCCGATCTCACGCAGCAGCGTCGGTTCGAGGAAGTGCCCGGGGAGGTCGGTGCCCCGCCCGCCGCCGTGGACGAGAGTCGACCCCGCGGCCACGGACCGGGCGAGGAAGTCCTCGACCACCCTCAACTGACGCGCACTGTGGAGCGGACCGATCGACGTCTCCGGGCTCGACCCGTCGCCGACGGTCAGCATGCGCATGTTTTCCGAGAGCGCCTCGCAGAACGCATCCACCATCTCTGTCGGCACGTACGCGCGCCCGGGGCCACCGAGAGTCTGCCCCGCATTGAGGAATGCGCTGCCCGCCAATGCGGTTGCTGTCGCGTCGACGTGCGCATCCGGGAGAACCACCGCCGCACCGCCGCCCCCGGTCGTCGTCGCGACGGGCGTCAGGAACCGAGCGGCCTTGCTGATGATCTTCCGGGCACCTCCTCGGGAGCCCACATAGGAGACTCGGCCGATCCCGGGATGGCCCACCAGGGAGCTTCCGGTGTCGTCGTAGCCGACGGATGTGCCGAGGACCCCGTCCGGCAGCACGGCCTCGAGGACATCGACCACTCGCGTGACCGACAGCGCCACGGTGGGCGGCGTCTCGACGATGACCGTGTTGCCGGCAACCAGGGCGGGGGCGATCTTCGCGACCATGCGGAGGATCGGCAGGTCCCACGGGATCAGTACCGCGACGACTCCGACCGGCCTGTATTCGATGACCGCCGTGCGGTTTCGGCCGGCGCACACGGGAGCGTCGTCATCCCAATCGATCCGGGCGGTGTCGGCAAGGAACTTCGCGGCCGCGCGGATCTCACCGGCGGACTCGTCGAGGGGCTTGCCGTGTTCCATCGTGAGCAAGGGCGCGACGGCGTCCGCGACACCGAAGAGTTCGCGCGAGCAGATCGCGAGGAGCTTCTGTCGCGCGTCGCGATCACCACGCCATGTCGCGAATGCGCGCTGTGCCCGCGAGACCAGGCCGTCGATCTGTCGGGCCGTGGCGACCTGGACACTACCGATCGATTCCAGGGTGGCCGGGTTGACGCAGACCCGAGCCTGCGGCCCGGGGCACACCCGGGCTTGCGTGAGAATCGTCGAGACGCGGCCCGTCTCGCGCTGGTACGCCACCCGACCGAACCTGTCGCCGTCCTCGCGCGGTGCGGGGAATCTGGTCGTGTCTCGATTGTTCATCGTGCACTCCTTGTGCATTCACCCGCAGCAGCGCGAGCACCGGACGAGAAGAAACCGGGTAGGACCCCTCGGATCGGGCGATTCGAAACGGCCTCACGATTAACGTAACGGGTTACTATGTAATAGTGAAGTCTGAGATTTCGGCCCGCGCAGGGCGTCCTCGCGACCCGGGCAAGGATCAAGCCGTGCTCGCCGCGACCCGTCGCCTGCTGGCGACGGTCGGCTATCAGCAGACGACGATCTCCGCGATCGCCCGAGCCTCCGAGGTGAACACGCCGGCCATCTATCGGCGGTGGCCGTCTCGTGAGGCGCTGATCGAGGAGGCTGTGCACGGCACCGGCGGGCATCCGCTACCCGAAGAGACCGGGGACCTGCGGGCCGATCTGGCCACGTGGGTGCGCATCTTCCTGGCCCGCGCGGCGCGTCCGGCAGCCCGTGCCGGCGTCCCGGGCCTGTTGGCCGACTCGCGGTCCGAGGACGCGCGCAGACGCCTCCTCGCCATCGGAGCCCCCGTACGCAAGGCCTTCTCCGACCTACTCGAAGGGGCGGTCACCCGCGGGGAGATAGCCCCGGGGGCGGACCCGATGTTCCTGTTCGACCTGATGTCGGGCACCACGATGATGCGCGGACTCATGCAAGGCGCCGAGGGCGCCGATACCTTCGTCGATTCGCTCGCCGACGCCCTGTACGTCCTGGCGGCGCACGCAACCGAATCGGCGGGCACCAGCTAGCACCACCGGCACCTGACGGGCCACCTACTCCAGGAGAACTCGATGGCACTACCGATCGATGACGATCAGCGCGCTCTTGCAGACTCGGTCGCGGCCTTTGCCCGCCGCACCGCGCCGATTGCCAGTACCCGCAACCAGTTCGACGCCTTCTCCACCGGTACCGGCCCGGACCCGGTGTGGGATGCGGTGGTGCGACAGGGCCTGCACAACATGCATCTTCCGGAGTCCGTGGGCGGCTCGGATTGCGGGCTGCCGGCGCTGACCGTCGTGGTCGAGGAGTTCGGCAGGGCCCTGTTCCCCGGACCGTACGTTCCCACCGTGCTCGCCAGTGCCACAGCGTCGACAGCCTCGACCGGTGCCGACGATCTGCTCGCCGCCTTCGACGGCGGCGCCACCGGCGCTCTCGTCGCCGGGAACCGGCTGACGGCAAGGGCTGTGGACGGGGGGTGGGCGGTCGAGGGGACCTCCGATCCCACGCTGGGGCTGCCGGGCGCCGACCGAGTCCTCGTGCGTGCCGCGCTGGCGGACACCCCCGGCGAGGACCTGTGGTTCTGGCTCGAGCGAACCGAACTCGA
This window contains:
- a CDS encoding aldehyde dehydrogenase family protein, with amino-acid sequence MNNRDTTRFPAPREDGDRFGRVAYQRETGRVSTILTQARVCPGPQARVCVNPATLESIGSVQVATARQIDGLVSRAQRAFATWRGDRDARQKLLAICSRELFGVADAVAPLLTMEHGKPLDESAGEIRAAAKFLADTARIDWDDDAPVCAGRNRTAVIEYRPVGVVAVLIPWDLPILRMVAKIAPALVAGNTVIVETPPTVALSVTRVVDVLEAVLPDGVLGTSVGYDDTGSSLVGHPGIGRVSYVGSRGGARKIISKAARFLTPVATTTGGGGAAVVLPDAHVDATATALAGSAFLNAGQTLGGPGRAYVPTEMVDAFCEALSENMRMLTVGDGSSPETSIGPLHSARQLRVVEDFLARSVAAGSTLVHGGGRGTDLPGHFLEPTLLREIGDAGVPGAAVETAAAGPVFTVVGFDDLDRVLGWIGEPPHALSASVWGTDIDRAAKVAERVDAQSVSVNRHEVTDATSPFEMVAASGFGMIGGRAVDEFLQFRVINH
- a CDS encoding serine hydrolase domain-containing protein; this translates as MVVDPRFLPLADRFFSMYRQPHNGGGALVAYVHGEKVLDIWAGYADRDRRWNRDTVSLSFSTGKGVASTVTHRLAERGIVDYDAPVATYWPEFAAAGKEAITIRDVLTHRTGLHKVRGLVPGRLGLLDYDTVVEALAAAAPDPRRLRGPGYHAVTFGWLVAETVSRATGKPFVDIVREEIAEPLGIDEFWYQVPQAQRPRIAKLFPHINPGGLDWQLTASVLSRVGPLRGLAEAAMPDGFDELVRNPAVHDAVMPGWNGVFSARSLARMYAAIANGGVIDGARFLKPETLEQMGAVQTRDRDYVLGVKLGWRLGYHPPILASRTQPTRGLGHYGVGGSGAYADPETGLALAFVTNRLGNAVSALGDLRLAKLGAEAQAIMRS
- a CDS encoding FAD-dependent oxidoreductase; amino-acid sequence: MAYVITQACCNDASCVDVCPVNCIHPTPDEPEFATTEMLYIDPQTCIDCGACVDECPVDAIFGENELSEAHALYPEINAAYFEKHPIGPDWPELTQPKPLDPALGTLRVAIVGSGPAACYAAIELTARPRVEVDMFDRLPTPYGLVRAGVAPDHPGTKGVADVFRSAMSKRTVQCHFNVEVGQHVSHDELLAHHHAVIYAVGAASDRRLGVPGEDLPGSHAATEFVAWYNGHPDYANHTFDLSGERAVIIGNGNVALDVARILVTDPDELAKTDMAEHAVEALRHSNIREVVIVGRRGPAQAAYTNPELIALGQMADVDIVVDPDEAILDAASRAWVDGPDSEPSEKLKVRQVEEFAKRTTSDGRKRIVLRYLASPAEISGDGRVEELRLVRNELVADDAGKLSAHATDRTETLSTGLVLRSIGYKGLPVADLPFDERRGVVPNENGRVIDPETGTPIPGVYVAGWIKRGPTGVIGTNKHCSAATVEMLVSDFSAGLLGQPGGDREQLGELIGGRQPDVIDFQGWQRIDKKERALGSESGRSRTKIVDLAAMLDAARGEGAAG
- a CDS encoding dodecin — encoded protein: MSNHVYRVIEIVGSSPDGVDAAIANAVGRAHETMRNLEWFEVVETRGHIEGGVVAHTQVTLKVGFRLE
- a CDS encoding TetR/AcrR family transcriptional regulator translates to MKSEISARAGRPRDPGKDQAVLAATRRLLATVGYQQTTISAIARASEVNTPAIYRRWPSREALIEEAVHGTGGHPLPEETGDLRADLATWVRIFLARAARPAARAGVPGLLADSRSEDARRRLLAIGAPVRKAFSDLLEGAVTRGEIAPGADPMFLFDLMSGTTMMRGLMQGAEGADTFVDSLADALYVLAAHATESAGTS